Proteins from a genomic interval of Leeia speluncae:
- a CDS encoding HD-GYP domain-containing protein translates to MIKKIQFDQLTPGMFVHDLNCDWMSHPFARNQFMVRSDEDLQKIANAGIHDLYIDTSKGLDVENAPTKAEVDAQLEAELEAIGSQRPEIVRISIAEELAKAKKIHSQAAQIVQDVMKDVRLGHAINVENVAPLVEDITGSVMRNNGALISLLKIKNKDDYTFLHSVSVCTLMVTFCHALQMDTDITREAGVGGLLHDLGKMKVPDSILNKPGKLTDEEFAIIRQHPMDGYNILVATPGVGNIPLDITRHHHERMDGSGYPDKLPGDQISTLSQMAAIVDVYDAITADRCYHKGMPPTEALKKMWEWSKFHFNPQLMQLFMRTVGIYPVGTLVRLESGKIGVVTEQSEKNMLTPKVKVMFSTKSNTFITPHEVDLSKPLGMGGGDKIVSHEDPLKWQIVPERYLA, encoded by the coding sequence ATGATTAAGAAAATCCAATTTGACCAATTAACCCCTGGCATGTTTGTGCATGACCTGAACTGCGACTGGATGTCCCATCCTTTTGCTAGAAATCAGTTCATGGTGAGATCGGACGAGGATCTACAAAAAATTGCGAATGCGGGCATTCACGATCTCTACATTGATACGAGCAAAGGCTTAGACGTAGAAAATGCGCCAACCAAAGCAGAAGTAGATGCGCAACTAGAGGCTGAACTGGAAGCCATTGGTTCTCAGCGGCCAGAAATTGTTCGCATCTCAATTGCCGAAGAATTAGCAAAAGCAAAAAAGATCCACAGCCAAGCAGCGCAAATTGTACAAGACGTGATGAAGGATGTTCGACTTGGCCATGCGATTAACGTTGAAAACGTTGCCCCATTGGTTGAAGACATTACGGGATCGGTTATGCGCAATAATGGCGCACTGATTTCCCTACTAAAGATCAAGAACAAAGACGATTACACTTTTCTTCACTCGGTTAGCGTCTGTACGCTAATGGTGACGTTTTGCCACGCGTTGCAAATGGATACCGACATTACCCGTGAAGCGGGGGTTGGTGGCCTATTGCACGACCTAGGCAAAATGAAGGTGCCAGATAGTATCTTAAATAAACCCGGTAAACTCACAGACGAAGAGTTTGCCATTATTCGCCAACACCCAATGGATGGATACAACATTTTAGTTGCGACGCCTGGTGTTGGGAATATCCCGCTCGACATTACCAGACATCACCACGAACGAATGGATGGCAGTGGATATCCTGATAAATTGCCAGGTGACCAAATTAGCACACTCTCTCAGATGGCGGCCATTGTGGACGTTTACGATGCCATTACGGCAGATCGTTGTTATCACAAAGGGATGCCACCAACAGAAGCGCTGAAAAAAATGTGGGAATGGAGTAAGTTTCACTTTAACCCACAATTGATGCAGCTATTTATGCGTACAGTCGGCATTTATCCGGTCGGTACGCTAGTGCGCTTAGAAAGCGGCAAAATTGGTGTTGTCACAGAGCAAAGTGAAAAGAACATGCTAACGCCAAAGGTTAAAGTCATGTTCAGCACAAAATCTAATACGTTCATCACGCCGCACGAAGTAGATTTATCCAAACCACTGGGTATGGGTGGTGGAGACAAAATAGTCAGCCATGAAGACCCACTAAAATGGCAAATTGTGCCTGAACGCTATCTTGCTTAA
- a CDS encoding pirin family protein → MSAKVIHPISLPAVQTSRKIEHTVRGMPTSDGAGVKLLRVLTQDLQRRLDPFLMLDEFRSDNPNDYIAGFPDHPHRGFETVTYLIKGRMAHRDNHGGEGLLETGAVQWMVAGKGIIHSEMPQQKEGRLQGFQLWLNLKSTDKMCAPGYEDIGEETLTHFQTENGTTGTIIAGQLGDLKGPVEKPNTEPLLLAISIPAGESAAIAIPSTHNAFAYIFEGNVEIEGNTAPLQTMAILTNSTSADGVRFENKGTEESKIYIAAGKPLNEPIAQLGPFVMNTRAEIEEAVFDYRAGKF, encoded by the coding sequence ATGTCAGCAAAAGTTATTCATCCTATTTCATTGCCAGCCGTCCAAACGAGCAGAAAAATCGAGCATACAGTGCGCGGCATGCCTACCTCTGATGGTGCAGGGGTGAAGTTACTCCGCGTCCTGACTCAAGATTTGCAACGCAGATTAGACCCGTTTTTGATGTTAGATGAATTTCGCTCTGACAACCCAAATGACTACATCGCAGGCTTCCCAGATCATCCGCACCGCGGGTTTGAGACAGTTACCTACCTAATCAAAGGCAGAATGGCTCACCGTGATAACCATGGTGGAGAGGGCTTGTTAGAAACGGGGGCGGTGCAATGGATGGTTGCGGGCAAAGGGATTATCCACTCCGAAATGCCTCAACAAAAAGAAGGCCGCTTGCAAGGGTTTCAACTATGGCTAAACCTAAAGAGCACGGACAAAATGTGCGCGCCGGGCTATGAGGATATTGGGGAAGAAACGCTAACGCATTTTCAAACAGAAAATGGGACGACCGGAACGATTATTGCAGGTCAATTAGGCGACTTAAAAGGCCCTGTAGAGAAACCAAACACCGAGCCACTTTTGTTAGCCATTAGCATCCCTGCTGGTGAATCTGCCGCCATTGCCATCCCGAGTACGCACAATGCCTTTGCCTATATTTTTGAAGGCAATGTAGAAATTGAAGGCAATACTGCACCGCTACAAACCATGGCGATTCTGACTAACTCGACCAGCGCAGATGGCGTACGATTTGAAAACAAAGGAACGGAAGAAAGTAAGATTTATATTGCAGCGGGCAAGCCACTCAATGAACCAATTGCACAGCTAGGTCCATTTGTGATGAATACCCGAGCAGAAATTGAAGAAGCCGTTTTCGATTATCGCGCAGGTAAATTCTAA
- a CDS encoding Lrp/AsnC family transcriptional regulator, producing the protein MENNSQVFDRLDSKILTLMQEDARLTTAELAQKISLSNTPCWRRLKRLEEVGIIEGYHARLNARQLGWGVTAFVHVMLESHHPELGVQFEAAVLALPEVVACHNISGQYDFLLQIVAKDLEGFGEFARNELRRLPGVKELNSSFSLKAVKTEGSLPIPSR; encoded by the coding sequence ATGGAAAATAATTCCCAAGTGTTTGACCGCCTAGATTCTAAAATCTTAACGCTGATGCAAGAGGATGCACGACTCACAACGGCAGAGCTGGCGCAGAAAATCTCGTTGAGCAACACGCCTTGCTGGCGTCGCTTAAAACGCCTAGAAGAAGTCGGGATAATCGAGGGGTATCACGCCAGATTAAATGCCCGTCAACTAGGATGGGGGGTAACCGCTTTCGTTCACGTCATGTTAGAAAGTCATCATCCAGAATTAGGCGTACAGTTTGAGGCTGCGGTATTAGCGTTGCCCGAAGTGGTGGCATGTCATAATATCTCAGGACAATATGATTTTTTACTACAGATTGTGGCGAAAGATTTAGAAGGGTTTGGCGAGTTTGCGAGGAACGAACTCCGCAGGTTACCCGGGGTAAAAGAACTTAACTCTAGTTTTTCATTGAAAGCCGTGAAAACAGAAGGAAGCCTACCCATTCCATCACGGTAG
- a CDS encoding DMT family transporter, translating into MQIALPISTSKSTSGYLAMCMTLLIWTGFALSIRAIGHSTLLPIDVAFIRFGLPCLLLLPYWKSSWRAIKNANKIALFLISFGAGVPFFLLASLGAKMTSAAHVGALISGTVPLFVTLICVLFWKQQTSQQRLIGLGFILLGILGMLWSNQTGHQITLGILILLISSILWSLYTVGIRLSQLDAIACNLLLCVPSFVICAIALSFQLTDSHLLHSTLSDIAPFFLLQGIGVGVVSGLCYGFAIKEIGAEKSALIGSLTPALTALLSVPILHESLSAAVLIGVVLITIGVSIANKPSR; encoded by the coding sequence ATGCAAATTGCCCTTCCTATCTCAACCTCCAAGTCAACCTCGGGCTATTTAGCCATGTGTATGACGCTCCTTATTTGGACAGGTTTTGCGCTGAGTATTCGGGCGATTGGTCATTCAACGCTTTTGCCAATTGATGTCGCCTTCATTCGGTTTGGGCTACCTTGCTTGCTACTCCTTCCTTATTGGAAATCGAGTTGGCGAGCCATTAAAAATGCCAATAAAATCGCACTTTTCCTGATTTCCTTTGGCGCTGGTGTTCCATTTTTTCTATTAGCTTCACTTGGTGCAAAAATGACCTCTGCCGCCCATGTCGGCGCGTTGATATCAGGCACCGTCCCTTTATTTGTCACACTCATCTGCGTCCTGTTTTGGAAGCAGCAAACTAGCCAACAAAGATTGATAGGGCTTGGCTTTATTTTACTAGGCATACTAGGGATGCTTTGGAGTAACCAAACAGGCCATCAAATCACCCTGGGTATTCTTATTTTGTTGATATCCAGCATACTCTGGAGTCTTTACACCGTCGGCATCCGACTTTCTCAGTTAGATGCAATTGCATGTAACCTGCTACTTTGCGTACCCTCCTTTGTCATCTGTGCAATTGCCTTGTCATTTCAACTGACTGACTCACACCTTTTACACAGCACTCTTTCAGACATTGCTCCGTTCTTTTTACTACAAGGAATTGGCGTTGGCGTAGTTTCAGGGCTTTGCTACGGGTTTGCAATCAAAGAAATTGGCGCCGAGAAAAGCGCATTGATTGGTTCCCTTACCCCTGCGTTAACCGCTTTACTGTCTGTTCCCATCTTGCATGAATCACTATCCGCCGCTGTTTTAATCGGCGTAGTACTCATCACGATTGGTGTCTCCATCGCAAATAAACCCTCTAGATAG
- a CDS encoding amino acid aminotransferase: MLHNLPIPQPDPLWAVLSKMEQDQRNDKLDLIVGVYRDENGVTPTMQAVQLAEQRLANEATSKAYKGLSGNTLFNASMTGLLVPNGAIAKTTTIQTVGGTGALRLLFDFIYALSPSATVWISNPGYINHEPIAQKAGLKTKTYPYLDSNGQLDEAAMLEHLSMAKPGDVVVLHGCCHNPSGVDLSEPQWKTLASLLASKQLTPLVDIAYLGLSDTMENELKGLHHLIGSLETVFIAASCSKNMGLYCERTGCAMVVSNTSQQPAIRSLFEQIARSNYSMPPEHGAAIAHLLLSDPTLNSNWQGELTFMRNRINHLRKQLSLALQEDERENRYAYLARGKGMFSLLPFSSSEMDILAARFGIYGTKTGRINIAGLKESQIPYLTEAIRQLAQQ; encoded by the coding sequence ATGCTACATAACCTTCCAATCCCTCAGCCAGATCCACTTTGGGCAGTCCTATCTAAAATGGAGCAAGATCAGCGCAACGACAAACTAGATTTAATTGTGGGTGTTTATCGCGATGAGAATGGTGTGACGCCAACCATGCAAGCCGTCCAACTAGCGGAACAACGCTTAGCCAATGAAGCGACCTCTAAAGCTTATAAAGGATTAAGTGGAAATACATTATTTAATGCGTCGATGACGGGACTGTTAGTCCCAAATGGTGCAATAGCAAAAACAACGACGATCCAAACTGTTGGTGGCACAGGCGCATTACGCTTATTGTTTGATTTCATTTATGCGCTATCGCCCTCTGCCACCGTTTGGATTAGCAATCCGGGTTATATCAACCATGAACCAATCGCACAAAAAGCCGGTTTAAAAACGAAAACCTACCCTTATTTGGATAGCAACGGTCAATTGGATGAGGCGGCGATGTTAGAACATCTATCGATGGCGAAGCCGGGTGATGTCGTTGTCTTACATGGATGTTGCCATAACCCGAGCGGCGTAGACCTGAGCGAACCTCAATGGAAAACCTTAGCGAGCCTATTAGCGAGCAAGCAATTAACCCCACTAGTCGATATTGCCTATCTAGGGTTAAGTGACACGATGGAAAATGAATTAAAAGGACTACATCATTTGATTGGGTCGCTAGAGACCGTCTTTATCGCGGCTAGCTGTTCAAAAAATATGGGCTTATATTGCGAACGTACCGGATGTGCCATGGTGGTGAGCAATACCAGTCAGCAACCTGCCATTCGCAGCTTATTTGAGCAAATTGCCAGAAGCAATTATTCCATGCCGCCAGAGCATGGGGCAGCGATCGCGCACTTACTACTAAGCGACCCTACGCTAAATAGCAATTGGCAAGGGGAACTGACCTTCATGCGCAATCGGATTAATCATTTGCGCAAACAACTATCCTTAGCGTTACAAGAAGATGAGCGAGAGAATAGGTATGCATATTTAGCGCGTGGCAAAGGCATGTTCTCTCTTCTCCCCTTCTCCAGCTCAGAGATGGACATACTTGCCGCTAGATTTGGCATCTATGGCACGAAAACAGGTCGGATTAATATTGCAGGATTAAAGGAATCCCAAATTCCTTATTTAACGGAAGCGATTCGACAACTAGCCCAACAATAG
- the gloA2 gene encoding SMU1112c/YaeR family gloxylase I-like metalloprotein: protein MTKPLSLNGMHHVAIIASDYHRSKSFYTEVLGLKVSAEHFREERQSWKLDLQLPDGTQVELFSFPNPPSRVSRPEACGLRHLAFKVADIDACVAALVSHQVNCEPVRVDPYTGARFTFFADPDHLPIELYEII, encoded by the coding sequence ATGACTAAACCACTCTCGTTAAATGGCATGCATCATGTTGCCATTATCGCGAGCGATTACCATCGTTCAAAAAGCTTCTATACGGAAGTGCTGGGTTTGAAAGTATCGGCCGAGCATTTTCGTGAAGAGCGTCAGTCTTGGAAATTGGATTTGCAATTACCAGACGGCACGCAAGTTGAACTCTTTTCCTTTCCCAATCCGCCAAGTCGGGTGTCTAGACCAGAAGCCTGTGGTCTAAGGCATCTCGCGTTTAAGGTGGCAGATATTGATGCGTGTGTTGCCGCTTTGGTATCGCATCAAGTCAATTGCGAGCCGGTAAGGGTCGATCCTTATACCGGCGCACGCTTTACATTCTTTGCAGATCCAGACCACTTACCGATTGAACTATACGAAATCATCTAA
- the ybeY gene encoding rRNA maturation RNase YbeY, which produces MAKASLELTIQFQVPTDGLPSREFFRKVAAEALAAGEVAEVTLRIVDEEEGRTLNRDYREKDYATNVLTFTFDDDMPVIEGLPLIGDIVMCAPVVAKEAAEQGKTLEAHYAHLLVHGMLHLQGFDHLEDEEAEEMETLETQLLGALGFADPYAGEKDGAIDD; this is translated from the coding sequence ATGGCTAAAGCTTCTCTTGAATTGACGATCCAATTTCAAGTGCCGACAGATGGATTGCCCTCTCGTGAATTTTTTAGAAAGGTTGCGGCAGAAGCGCTTGCTGCTGGTGAAGTAGCAGAAGTGACCTTGCGTATTGTTGACGAAGAAGAAGGTCGTACGTTAAATCGCGACTATCGTGAAAAAGATTACGCCACCAATGTACTGACGTTTACGTTTGATGATGACATGCCTGTGATCGAAGGCTTGCCGCTAATTGGCGATATCGTCATGTGCGCACCGGTCGTCGCTAAAGAAGCGGCAGAACAAGGTAAAACTCTAGAAGCGCATTATGCCCATTTGCTCGTGCATGGTATGTTGCATTTGCAAGGCTTTGATCATCTAGAAGATGAAGAAGCGGAAGAAATGGAAACCTTAGAAACCCAGCTTCTGGGCGCGTTAGGTTTTGCAGACCCTTATGCCGGTGAAAAAGACGGCGCGATTGATGACTAA
- a CDS encoding DUF5329 domain-containing protein, with protein sequence MKATSFIVSVLALVGIACNAIATPNVTAEKEVQHLLSFVSRSGCTFVRNGANYSASQASEHLASKYDQAKDKLNTSEDFIRYVASTSSMTGKPYLAKCSGKSEITSSVWLTTELARFRKQGK encoded by the coding sequence TTGAAAGCAACCTCTTTTATTGTATCGGTTCTGGCTTTGGTTGGTATTGCATGCAACGCGATCGCAACCCCAAATGTTACGGCAGAAAAAGAAGTTCAACATTTACTCTCTTTTGTCTCTCGATCTGGCTGCACCTTTGTACGTAATGGCGCCAATTATTCTGCGAGCCAAGCTAGTGAACATCTAGCGTCTAAGTACGACCAAGCAAAAGATAAGCTCAACACTTCAGAAGATTTTATCCGCTACGTTGCCTCAACGAGTTCGATGACGGGTAAGCCATACTTGGCTAAATGTAGTGGGAAAAGTGAAATAACTAGTAGCGTATGGCTGACCACCGAGTTGGCTCGCTTTCGTAAGCAAGGAAAATAA
- a CDS encoding PhoH family protein, producing MANLDIAFTPVDNLKLAHLCGAMDENLRQMENGIGVQINRRNEKFNVEGAPDKAAQAIDLLKVLYSRAGRPIEVEEVQLGIIETLRPDLSGPDAASPVLLTRRPDLRGRTARQVDYLRAIQQNDITFGIGPAGTGKTYLAVASAVDALERDLVKRLVLVRPAVEAGEKLGFLPGDLVQKVDPYLRPLYDALYDLMGFDKVQKCFERQQIEIAPLAFMRGRTLNHSFIILDEAQNTTPEQMKMFLTRIGFGSKAVVTGDVTQIDLDRRQKSGLIEVKYILNDIKGLSFHQFMADDVVRHPLVQRIIQAYEAHKQMMGN from the coding sequence TTGGCCAATCTGGATATTGCATTTACCCCCGTTGATAACCTGAAACTCGCTCATCTATGTGGCGCGATGGATGAAAACCTCCGCCAGATGGAGAATGGGATAGGGGTGCAGATTAATCGCCGTAATGAAAAATTTAACGTAGAAGGTGCGCCAGATAAGGCCGCCCAAGCGATTGATCTCTTAAAAGTGCTCTATAGCCGTGCAGGTCGGCCAATTGAGGTTGAAGAAGTTCAACTAGGCATTATCGAGACGCTAAGGCCAGATTTGTCTGGGCCAGATGCCGCATCTCCTGTGCTATTAACCCGCCGTCCTGATCTACGTGGAAGAACCGCAAGGCAGGTCGACTACCTAAGAGCCATCCAACAAAACGATATTACCTTTGGTATTGGCCCTGCGGGTACAGGAAAAACCTATCTAGCAGTGGCTAGTGCCGTAGATGCATTAGAGCGTGATTTGGTTAAACGTTTGGTGCTCGTGCGTCCGGCGGTAGAAGCCGGTGAAAAGCTAGGCTTTCTGCCTGGCGATTTGGTGCAAAAGGTCGATCCTTACTTACGTCCACTTTATGATGCCTTATATGATTTGATGGGCTTTGATAAAGTACAAAAGTGCTTTGAGCGCCAGCAAATCGAGATTGCTCCTTTAGCTTTTATGCGGGGGCGGACGCTTAATCATTCCTTCATTATTCTGGATGAAGCGCAAAATACAACGCCAGAACAAATGAAAATGTTCTTAACCCGTATCGGCTTTGGTAGCAAAGCGGTGGTAACGGGCGATGTGACACAGATTGACTTAGATCGCCGTCAGAAAAGCGGTTTGATCGAAGTGAAATACATTCTCAATGATATTAAAGGGCTGTCATTTCACCAGTTCATGGCAGATGATGTCGTCCGTCATCCATTGGTGCAGCGAATTATCCAAGCCTATGAAGCGCATAAACAGATGATGGGCAATTAA
- the miaB gene encoding tRNA (N6-isopentenyl adenosine(37)-C2)-methylthiotransferase MiaB, translating to MSKKIFIKTFGCQMNEYDSDKMADLLNVSEGLSKTDNPEEADVILFNTCSVREKAQEKVFSDLGRIQHLKQQNPNLIIGVGGCVASQEGDAIVKRAPYVDVVFGPQTLHRLPDLMDKRRKTGQSQVDISFPEIEKFDNLPPARVEGGSAFVSIMEGCSKYCTYCVVPYTRGEEVSRPFEDVLTEVASLTLQGVKEINLLGQNVNAYRGKMADGEIADFAMLLEYVHEVPGIERIRYTTSHPNEITQRLIDCYAKLPKLVSFLHLPIQAGSDRVLAAMKRGYTSLEYKSVVRKLRAARPDLTLSSDFIVGFPGETEEDFEKTMKAVEDIGFDQSFSFVYSARPGTPAADLVDDTPQEVKLARLARLQNRINQMAREISESMVGSVQRVMVENVSKKNDQELSARTENNRIVNFPGNPRLINQFVEVRITAANPNTLRGELIIKE from the coding sequence ATGAGCAAGAAAATCTTTATCAAAACCTTTGGCTGTCAAATGAATGAGTACGACTCAGACAAAATGGCAGACCTCCTGAATGTCTCTGAGGGACTATCTAAAACAGATAATCCTGAAGAAGCGGATGTGATCCTGTTTAATACCTGTTCGGTACGGGAAAAGGCACAAGAGAAAGTATTCTCTGACCTCGGTCGTATTCAACATTTAAAACAGCAAAACCCGAATTTGATTATTGGTGTTGGCGGTTGCGTTGCCTCGCAAGAGGGCGATGCCATTGTGAAACGCGCTCCATATGTGGACGTAGTGTTTGGCCCGCAAACATTGCATCGCTTGCCAGACTTGATGGATAAGCGTCGTAAAACCGGTCAATCTCAAGTCGATATTAGCTTCCCTGAAATCGAAAAATTCGACAACCTACCACCAGCGCGTGTGGAAGGTGGTTCGGCATTTGTGTCGATCATGGAAGGCTGTAGCAAATATTGTACATACTGCGTGGTGCCATACACTCGTGGCGAAGAAGTTTCCCGTCCATTTGAAGACGTGTTAACGGAAGTGGCTTCTTTGACGCTACAAGGCGTGAAAGAAATTAACCTACTAGGCCAAAACGTAAACGCCTACCGCGGCAAAATGGCCGATGGTGAAATTGCCGACTTTGCGATGCTGCTAGAGTATGTGCACGAAGTACCGGGCATTGAGCGTATTCGTTACACCACTAGCCATCCAAATGAAATTACACAACGCTTAATCGATTGCTACGCCAAACTGCCAAAGCTAGTGTCTTTCTTACACTTGCCAATTCAAGCTGGTTCAGACCGTGTATTGGCCGCGATGAAACGCGGTTATACATCGCTAGAATATAAGTCGGTTGTACGCAAATTGCGTGCAGCACGTCCTGATTTAACCCTGTCATCGGATTTCATTGTGGGCTTCCCGGGTGAAACCGAAGAAGACTTCGAAAAAACCATGAAAGCGGTAGAAGACATCGGTTTTGATCAGAGTTTCTCTTTTGTTTACAGTGCACGCCCAGGTACGCCTGCTGCAGACTTGGTAGACGATACACCACAAGAAGTGAAATTAGCGCGTTTGGCGCGATTGCAAAACCGTATCAACCAAATGGCACGCGAGATTAGCGAAAGCATGGTGGGTAGTGTGCAACGTGTGATGGTAGAAAACGTGAGTAAAAAGAACGATCAAGAGTTGTCTGCTAGAACAGAGAATAACCGTATCGTCAACTTCCCTGGTAATCCTCGTTTGATTAACCAGTTTGTGGAAGTGCGTATTACTGCCGCTAACCCAAATACCTTACGCGGTGAGTTAATCATTAAAGAGTAA
- the nhaA gene encoding Na+/H+ antiporter NhaA, with amino-acid sequence MRKPAAYELLRLIIAPFERFMSSSIASGVLLSIVTLFALAWVNWLDPESYHHLWEIPFGIQIGSHQLTHSLHFWINDGLMAVFFLLVGLEIKRELLVGELASPRKAALPVIAALGGMVVPAGIFVYFNQGLPTLGGWGIPMATDIAFALGVVALLGRRVPIGLKVFLTALAIVDDLGAVLVIAFFYTAQLNWLMLVFALVTWLVLWQAGRAGVNNLLFYCVGGVILWLFTLQSGIHATLAGVALALAIPAKPCASPGIFLNDARRLLDDLADRRPDQLSLLNDARAIDVIKGLEAGCELIQPPLLRMEHHLHHVVAFLIMPLFALANAGVIFNASLSDLFHQPASMGIIAGLVLGKPLGIVLFTLIARLAKWVELPEGASWSQVIGVGFLAGIGFTMSIFIAGLAYPDEATLALAKSGILLASVIAIVLGVIWLLLSKPQKPPKHT; translated from the coding sequence ATGAGAAAACCTGCTGCCTATGAATTACTCCGTTTGATCATCGCGCCTTTCGAGCGATTCATGTCTTCTTCGATTGCCAGTGGCGTGTTGCTGAGCATCGTGACGCTATTTGCGTTGGCCTGGGTGAACTGGCTAGATCCCGAGAGTTATCATCACCTCTGGGAAATCCCTTTTGGTATTCAAATTGGCAGTCATCAATTAACTCATTCCCTTCATTTCTGGATTAATGATGGGCTGATGGCCGTCTTCTTTTTGTTAGTCGGCCTAGAAATTAAACGAGAGTTGCTGGTTGGCGAATTAGCGTCCCCAAGAAAGGCTGCTTTGCCGGTAATTGCGGCATTAGGCGGAATGGTCGTTCCAGCGGGGATCTTTGTTTACTTTAACCAAGGATTGCCGACACTCGGTGGTTGGGGTATCCCTATGGCAACCGATATCGCTTTTGCACTTGGTGTCGTGGCGCTATTAGGCCGTCGAGTACCGATTGGCCTCAAAGTGTTTTTAACTGCCTTGGCAATTGTCGATGATTTAGGTGCTGTCTTGGTGATCGCCTTTTTCTATACTGCCCAACTAAATTGGCTGATGCTGGTGTTTGCATTGGTGACATGGCTGGTGCTGTGGCAAGCGGGTAGGGCTGGGGTGAATAATTTATTATTTTATTGCGTGGGGGGCGTCATTCTTTGGCTGTTTACCTTGCAATCTGGTATTCATGCAACCCTTGCTGGGGTTGCGCTTGCCTTGGCTATTCCTGCAAAACCATGTGCTTCGCCGGGTATTTTTCTAAATGATGCTCGTCGTCTCCTCGATGATTTGGCCGATCGTCGACCCGATCAATTAAGTCTTTTAAACGATGCACGGGCGATTGATGTCATTAAAGGGTTAGAAGCCGGATGTGAGCTAATTCAACCACCATTATTAAGGATGGAGCATCATTTGCATCATGTGGTGGCCTTTTTGATTATGCCGCTATTTGCACTGGCAAATGCGGGGGTGATTTTTAATGCCTCATTGTCAGATTTGTTTCATCAACCTGCTTCGATGGGGATTATCGCCGGCCTAGTGTTAGGTAAACCACTTGGGATTGTGCTATTTACCCTCATCGCAAGACTGGCAAAATGGGTCGAGTTGCCAGAGGGGGCCAGCTGGTCTCAAGTCATTGGGGTTGGTTTCTTGGCAGGGATTGGTTTTACCATGTCTATTTTTATTGCCGGTCTAGCTTATCCAGACGAGGCAACTTTAGCCTTAGCTAAATCAGGGATTTTGCTCGCCTCTGTCATTGCGATTGTGCTTGGGGTGATTTGGTTATTGCTATCTAAACCACAGAAGCCCCCTAAACACACCTGA